In a single window of the Halalkalicoccus subterraneus genome:
- a CDS encoding DsrE/DsrF/DrsH-like family protein, with translation MSTETTPPSTVDSDEMTRSDLESRITALEERLTTVETDKADETPKMSIIATKGTLDMAYPPLILASTAAAFGYEVTVFHTFWGLDIIHEERSKDLKLSSVGNPNMPVPNAIGALPGMDRVITRMMAKRIKDNDTATIEELIETSLEMGVEFQACQMTIDLMEYDEDDFYDGVTVGVGAATAIQDMAESDIQLLI, from the coding sequence ATGAGTACAGAGACAACACCACCATCGACAGTCGACAGTGACGAGATGACTCGCTCGGATCTCGAATCGCGGATCACTGCTCTTGAAGAGCGTCTCACTACCGTGGAAACCGACAAGGCAGACGAGACACCCAAGATGTCGATCATCGCGACCAAGGGGACGTTGGATATGGCGTACCCGCCGCTAATTCTCGCAAGCACCGCGGCTGCATTCGGCTATGAGGTGACGGTCTTTCACACGTTCTGGGGACTCGATATCATTCACGAGGAACGGTCGAAAGACCTCAAATTGAGTTCGGTCGGCAACCCGAATATGCCGGTCCCGAACGCCATCGGTGCGCTTCCCGGGATGGACCGCGTGATCACACGAATGATGGCAAAGCGCATCAAAGACAACGATACCGCGACGATCGAGGAACTCATTGAAACGTCGCTAGAAATGGGCGTCGAGTTCCAAGCCTGCCAAATGACGATCGATCTCATGGAGTATGATGAGGATGACTTCTATGATGGCGTTACTGTCGGTGTTGGAGCCGCAACAGCCATTCAGGATATGGCTGAATCGGATATTCAGCTGCTGATATAG
- a CDS encoding SPFH domain-containing protein codes for MIPLVPVQATLTLTFVALLLLFLAIVTVWQMVEIVDATEKRALTVFGEYRKLLEPGIHFVPPFVSATHHFDMRTQTLDVPSQEAITIDNSPVTADAVVYIRVMDAKRAFLEVDDYKRAVSNLAQTTLRAVIGGMELDDTLSRREQINARIREELDEPTDEWGIRVESVEVREVTPSQGVKGAMEQQTSAERKRRAMILEAQGERRSAVETAEGDKQSNIIRAQGEKQSQILEAQGDAVSTVLRAKSAESMGERAVIEKGMETLESIGQGESTTFVLPQELTSLVGRYGKHLTGSDTKITEEQLDSLDFDEETRELLGLDDITEMIAGIEEEAQPDLEAMEREADAIKQGRDVDSESDDDVDVSETEAEYEME; via the coding sequence ATGATTCCCCTCGTCCCGGTGCAGGCGACACTCACGCTCACGTTCGTCGCATTGTTACTCCTCTTTCTCGCCATCGTGACCGTCTGGCAGATGGTCGAGATCGTCGACGCGACCGAGAAACGCGCCCTGACGGTCTTCGGCGAGTACCGCAAACTCCTCGAACCAGGGATCCACTTCGTCCCGCCGTTCGTTTCGGCGACCCATCACTTCGACATGCGGACTCAGACGCTCGACGTGCCGAGCCAAGAGGCGATCACGATCGACAACTCGCCGGTGACCGCGGACGCCGTCGTCTACATCCGCGTGATGGACGCCAAACGTGCGTTCCTCGAAGTCGACGATTACAAGCGGGCCGTCTCGAATCTCGCCCAGACGACGCTGCGGGCCGTCATTGGGGGTATGGAACTCGATGACACGCTTAGTCGACGTGAACAGATCAACGCACGGATTCGCGAGGAACTCGACGAACCGACCGACGAGTGGGGGATCCGCGTCGAGTCCGTCGAGGTCCGCGAGGTCACGCCGTCCCAAGGTGTAAAGGGTGCCATGGAGCAACAGACCTCGGCGGAGCGAAAGCGCCGCGCGATGATCCTGGAAGCCCAAGGTGAACGCCGTTCGGCCGTCGAGACCGCCGAGGGGGACAAGCAATCGAACATCATCCGCGCACAGGGTGAGAAACAGAGCCAAATCCTCGAGGCCCAGGGTGATGCCGTCTCGACCGTGTTGCGCGCGAAATCCGCCGAATCGATGGGCGAACGCGCGGTCATCGAGAAGGGGATGGAAACGCTCGAGTCGATCGGCCAGGGCGAGTCGACCACGTTCGTCCTTCCCCAGGAGCTGACCTCGCTGGTCGGCCGGTACGGCAAGCACCTCACGGGTAGCGACACCAAGATCACCGAAGAACAACTCGACAGCCTCGACTTCGACGAGGAAACCCGCGAACTGCTTGGACTCGACGACATCACCGAAATGATCGCTGGGATTGAGGAGGAGGCACAACCGGATCTCGAGGCAATGGAACGGGAGGCAGACGCGATCAAGCAGGGCAGGGATGTCGACTCCGAATCCGATGACGATGTCGACGTGTCGGAAACCGAAGCCGAATACGAAATGGAGTAG
- a CDS encoding YeeE/YedE family protein, which translates to MSKTERSSLFLAIIYLGGLIFGFGLAISGMAKPEIVLDFLQFEDFGLLFVMGGAAVVTGITFAVATRSDRVAPLTGDTYKRRLKSFDRNVVIGGSIFGLGWGLSGICPGAAYASVGIGNYPILWAIAGMFLGAYAQGYLRALRSTPAETVTETPSD; encoded by the coding sequence ATGAGCAAAACCGAACGAAGCTCGTTGTTCCTCGCGATTATCTATCTCGGTGGGTTGATCTTCGGGTTTGGTCTCGCCATCAGCGGCATGGCCAAGCCAGAGATCGTGCTGGACTTCCTCCAATTCGAGGATTTCGGCCTCTTGTTCGTGATGGGTGGGGCGGCCGTCGTGACCGGGATTACCTTCGCGGTCGCCACGCGGAGCGATCGCGTCGCGCCGCTGACTGGTGATACCTACAAGCGACGGTTGAAATCGTTCGATCGCAATGTCGTGATCGGTGGATCAATCTTCGGCCTTGGTTGGGGCCTCTCGGGGATTTGTCCCGGGGCAGCCTATGCGAGCGTCGGGATTGGTAACTACCCGATCCTGTGGGCTATCGCCGGGATGTTCCTTGGCGCATATGCCCAGGGCTACTTGCGAGCACTTCGATCAACCCCTGCAGAGACCGTCACAGAAACACCCTCGGACTGA
- a CDS encoding trimeric intracellular cation channel family protein: MSQDLIGMLFGDPFAVMNTIGLVAFALVGSAKAIREEFDLFGIAVVGLAMAFAGGMTRDLLVDRIPLALQSPVEIGLGFLGVSLAVVLSGVLISPDNHPITLLADAIGLATFATTGAIVASGAGVSAFGVVAIATINAAGGGAIADILLDRSPFILFEDFYATCAVFGGSAYWIVGSIGATDGTAAIVCAAVTVGTRLAAATYGWNIPSIQALGLLDK; the protein is encoded by the coding sequence GTGAGTCAGGATCTCATCGGAATGCTCTTCGGTGACCCATTCGCGGTTATGAACACGATCGGGTTAGTTGCATTTGCTTTGGTTGGCTCGGCTAAGGCGATCCGTGAAGAATTTGATCTGTTTGGTATTGCTGTTGTTGGATTAGCAATGGCGTTCGCTGGAGGGATGACACGAGATTTACTTGTCGACCGGATTCCCTTAGCGCTCCAATCGCCTGTCGAGATCGGTTTAGGATTCCTTGGCGTTAGCTTAGCGGTCGTATTGAGTGGCGTTCTGATCTCACCTGATAACCATCCAATAACGCTTCTCGCTGATGCTATTGGACTTGCTACCTTCGCTACAACAGGTGCGATCGTCGCAAGCGGAGCGGGCGTCTCAGCCTTTGGTGTCGTTGCTATTGCGACGATCAATGCAGCAGGTGGTGGGGCGATTGCAGATATTCTTCTTGACCGGTCCCCCTTTATCCTCTTTGAGGACTTCTACGCGACGTGTGCAGTGTTCGGTGGAAGCGCGTACTGGATCGTCGGAAGTATTGGAGCAACCGACGGTACCGCTGCCATCGTGTGTGCAGCAGTCACTGTTGGAACTCGGTTGGCCGCAGCGACGTACGGCTGGAATATCCCCTCTATACAGGCTTTGGGGCTCTTAGACAAGTGA
- a CDS encoding sulfurtransferase TusA family protein gives MSEHEATQTLDVKGQNCPMPVVKTKQTIDELATGEVLEVLATDPGSMSDVAGWANTTTGVELLGQEEDGDVFTHYVRKTE, from the coding sequence ATGAGCGAACACGAAGCCACCCAAACGCTGGACGTGAAAGGACAGAACTGCCCGATGCCGGTCGTCAAGACCAAGCAAACGATCGACGAGCTCGCTACCGGTGAGGTTCTCGAGGTCCTCGCGACGGATCCCGGAAGCATGAGCGACGTCGCTGGCTGGGCGAATACAACCACTGGTGTTGAACTGCTTGGACAGGAAGAGGATGGGGATGTCTTCACCCACTACGTGCGAAAAACCGAGTAA
- a CDS encoding helix-turn-helix domain-containing protein, which yields MANSMSEMLRQDMQCEGLLECFHDLKEIDKNVFQMLNETEEPLTVDDIAERIDRERSTAYRSVQRLLQVGFIQKEQINYEQGGYYHVYRPRDADEIAQEMQRMLNDWYAKMGQLIGEFGDKYAAEPDQSPPIEG from the coding sequence ATGGCTAACTCAATGAGTGAAATGCTTCGGCAGGATATGCAGTGCGAGGGCCTACTAGAGTGTTTTCATGATCTCAAGGAAATAGATAAGAACGTCTTTCAGATGCTGAATGAGACCGAGGAACCACTCACCGTTGATGATATCGCCGAGCGGATCGATCGTGAACGCTCGACTGCGTATCGATCCGTTCAGCGCTTACTGCAGGTCGGATTCATTCAGAAAGAGCAAATTAACTACGAACAAGGTGGGTACTACCACGTCTATCGTCCGCGGGATGCCGACGAGATCGCCCAAGAGATGCAGCGAATGTTGAATGACTGGTACGCGAAGATGGGCCAGCTCATTGGTGAGTTCGGCGATAAATACGCCGCCGAACCCGACCAATCACCGCCAATTGAAGGCTAA
- a CDS encoding sulfite exporter TauE/SafE family protein, protein MIALFVGFGFLIGILFGFFGMGGSFLITPALLVLGYPAKVAVGSGLAFVFGTSVIGALKHRDHGQVDYRLAALMILGMTLGIELGKRVVFLLEEFGSADLVVSIAYVGLLAVVGLFTLRDARTETAGSDSTDLADRVQSIRLPPMVSLSGGVTVSVWIVLAIGVAIGVLSGFLGVGGGFLLMPVMMYGLGIPAAVAVGTDILQITISGAYGAFVYAQAGSITLPVVGSLLVGSAMGARIGAGATKLVAEDDIKGYFAAMLLAGSLSVGANELSGRFGIEALNTVSIVLIFGATILVSTAIVLAAICALRHDRKGPWCQLVSS, encoded by the coding sequence ATGATTGCCCTCTTCGTTGGGTTCGGGTTCCTCATCGGTATCCTCTTCGGCTTCTTCGGTATGGGTGGCTCATTCCTCATAACGCCAGCATTGCTGGTATTGGGCTATCCGGCGAAAGTCGCTGTCGGGAGCGGGCTCGCGTTCGTCTTCGGAACCAGTGTCATCGGCGCGCTCAAACATCGCGATCACGGTCAGGTCGATTATCGACTCGCTGCACTGATGATCCTTGGAATGACGCTCGGTATCGAACTTGGCAAACGAGTCGTCTTCCTCCTCGAGGAATTCGGCTCGGCTGATCTCGTTGTCAGCATCGCCTACGTCGGTCTACTTGCCGTGGTTGGCCTGTTCACGCTACGGGATGCACGTACCGAGACCGCCGGATCGGACAGTACCGATCTCGCCGATCGAGTGCAATCGATTCGCCTTCCGCCGATGGTTTCTCTCTCCGGTGGCGTTACCGTCTCCGTCTGGATTGTCCTCGCGATCGGTGTAGCGATCGGCGTTCTCTCTGGATTCCTCGGCGTCGGAGGCGGCTTCCTGCTGATGCCGGTGATGATGTACGGCCTGGGTATCCCTGCTGCTGTCGCGGTTGGAACCGATATCCTTCAGATCACTATCTCTGGAGCGTACGGTGCGTTCGTCTACGCACAGGCCGGTTCGATCACGCTCCCAGTCGTTGGGTCGCTCCTCGTTGGGAGTGCGATGGGCGCGCGTATCGGAGCTGGTGCGACGAAACTGGTTGCCGAGGACGACATTAAGGGCTACTTCGCTGCAATGTTGCTCGCGGGGAGTCTGTCGGTTGGAGCCAACGAACTGAGTGGTCGGTTCGGTATCGAGGCGCTCAATACGGTAAGTATTGTGCTCATCTTTGGTGCAACGATCCTCGTCAGTACGGCGATCGTCCTTGCAGCGATCTGTGCGCTCCGACATGATAGGAAGGGACCGTGGTGTCAACTGGTATCGTCATAG
- a CDS encoding DUF302 domain-containing protein: MSYTIEKQVQGDFNDIVEQTTTALSDEGFGVLCDIDVQHTFKEKLDEEYRQYRILGACNPSLAHQGLETELQLGTLLPCNVIVYETEAGTIGVSAVDPEVLLSVVDNPELDQIATDVRERFNRVLGSLPEA, translated from the coding sequence ATGTCCTATACTATTGAAAAGCAAGTACAAGGTGATTTCAATGACATCGTTGAACAAACGACGACTGCGCTATCGGACGAAGGATTCGGTGTTCTCTGTGATATCGACGTCCAGCACACGTTCAAGGAGAAGCTAGACGAGGAGTACCGCCAGTATCGTATCTTGGGTGCCTGTAACCCTTCATTGGCCCATCAGGGATTAGAGACAGAACTCCAGCTAGGAACATTACTTCCCTGTAATGTGATCGTCTATGAAACGGAGGCTGGGACCATTGGAGTAAGTGCAGTCGATCCTGAAGTGTTGCTCTCGGTCGTTGATAATCCCGAGCTGGATCAGATCGCTACTGACGTCCGAGAACGCTTTAATCGCGTGTTAGGATCCCTTCCTGAAGCCTGA
- a CDS encoding DMT family transporter codes for MVGALVFVGSKMGLPYAPPLVLAALRLDVAGLLLVPIVAFQYEYWLPQTRRDLIGVALTGVFTLGLTNTLLLTGQQHVSSAVGAIAYSLMPMLMTAFAVLILPAAALDRSDAVGIGLGFIGAIIVANPNPTDLLTARVLGVGIMLASVVVFALGSVVTQRLDPSMPRITLTAWGALLAGLFNHAVALRFGASLTAVDWTIQMVYALFVLGVLATAILYTVHFELIDRIGPSRASLTFYIQPIVAALLGWLLFRQRVTASVFVGFLVIVSGFVLIEYRLLFRLWRNFVGVGTRE; via the coding sequence GTGGTTGGGGCACTCGTGTTTGTTGGCTCGAAGATGGGCCTGCCATATGCTCCGCCACTCGTCCTCGCTGCCCTCCGCCTCGATGTCGCGGGCTTGCTATTGGTCCCGATCGTCGCCTTCCAGTACGAGTATTGGCTTCCTCAAACCCGCCGCGATCTCATCGGAGTGGCCCTAACTGGCGTCTTCACTCTGGGGTTGACGAACACGCTACTGTTGACCGGCCAACAGCACGTCAGTAGTGCAGTTGGGGCGATCGCCTATAGTCTCATGCCAATGCTGATGACGGCCTTTGCTGTGCTGATCCTCCCAGCGGCGGCCCTCGATCGATCCGACGCTGTTGGGATCGGTCTCGGATTTATTGGGGCAATCATCGTTGCCAATCCGAACCCAACGGACCTCCTGACAGCGCGGGTTCTGGGAGTCGGTATTATGCTCGCAAGCGTTGTGGTCTTCGCGCTGGGCAGCGTGGTGACCCAGCGCCTCGATCCATCGATGCCCCGAATCACGCTGACCGCTTGGGGAGCACTGTTAGCCGGTCTGTTCAACCATGCGGTGGCTCTCCGATTCGGCGCGTCGCTGACCGCTGTCGATTGGACGATCCAGATGGTCTATGCGTTGTTCGTCTTGGGAGTCCTCGCGACGGCAATCCTCTATACGGTGCATTTCGAGCTTATCGACCGGATCGGTCCGTCACGAGCGAGTCTGACGTTTTATATCCAACCGATTGTCGCTGCGCTATTGGGCTGGCTACTGTTCAGACAACGGGTTACTGCCAGTGTCTTTGTCGGATTTCTTGTGATCGTCTCAGGATTTGTACTCATTGAATACCGGCTACTGTTCCGACTCTGGCGGAACTTCGTCGGCGTCGGCACCCGTGAGTGA
- a CDS encoding DUF7512 family protein, with protein MIGLDILGSTAQAVTIVGLVLVEAITLYVGYGAITRLASPAVFELLGGE; from the coding sequence ATGATCGGTCTCGATATACTGGGGAGCACCGCTCAGGCAGTGACGATCGTCGGACTCGTTCTCGTGGAGGCGATCACGTTGTACGTTGGGTATGGCGCCATCACTCGTCTCGCGAGCCCAGCCGTCTTTGAACTGCTCGGAGGTGAGTAG
- a CDS encoding helix-turn-helix domain-containing protein, whose product MREYVFLLEYDRGVHPVRDFFIEHSEIVTTTLSMSIASDGGWRVERATGPEQDLDALETVYFDEHCNDCTYPTPACDTVLDYQIIEREPTARTIYRHVTDMSYCSSLGYLAYETFGDGLVFDATQRGPYYEWRVLIPTDRDVDAFRRTLQEDLPNGVTLTVRRIGTPERWVETRQPQYGTDLPYEQRQALEAAVRMGYYEHPRDATLGDLAADLDLPLTTLRYRLRRAEAWAATIALGEVGARPGAITANKFERSGSISAPVMPPDED is encoded by the coding sequence ATGCGCGAGTACGTCTTTCTCCTCGAATACGATCGTGGTGTCCATCCAGTGCGGGATTTCTTCATCGAACACTCGGAGATCGTGACGACGACCCTCAGCATGTCAATCGCTTCTGACGGCGGCTGGCGAGTCGAGCGTGCAACCGGCCCTGAGCAGGATCTCGATGCGCTCGAAACCGTCTATTTCGACGAGCACTGCAACGATTGCACGTACCCGACCCCCGCCTGCGATACTGTACTCGACTACCAGATCATCGAACGAGAGCCAACCGCTCGAACGATCTATCGGCACGTGACCGATATGAGCTACTGTTCTTCACTGGGCTATCTCGCGTACGAGACCTTTGGCGACGGTCTCGTCTTCGATGCGACCCAGCGCGGCCCGTATTACGAATGGCGTGTACTCATTCCGACCGATCGAGACGTCGATGCCTTCCGCCGAACGCTACAAGAGGACCTCCCAAATGGCGTCACGCTCACTGTCCGGCGGATCGGCACGCCTGAACGTTGGGTAGAAACTCGACAACCACAGTACGGCACAGACCTACCGTACGAACAGCGTCAGGCACTCGAAGCCGCTGTACGGATGGGCTACTACGAGCACCCCCGAGATGCAACGCTGGGCGATCTCGCTGCCGATCTCGATCTCCCCCTGACGACGCTCCGGTATCGGCTACGTCGAGCTGAGGCGTGGGCAGCCACGATCGCCCTCGGTGAGGTTGGAGCCCGCCCTGGCGCTATCACTGCTAACAAGTTTGAGCGATCTGGGAGCATCTCCGCGCCGGTCATGCCACCAGACGAGGACTGA
- a CDS encoding MBL fold metallo-hydrolase, producing the protein MTGTDSPKGDIDSITPEELKERIDRDEDVFLLDVRSTDDFDEWRIDKEGVNVINYPYFQLLDGIPNDLLDELPTDRTITVLCAKGGSSEMVAEHLQEEGYDVNHLERGMNGWARIYEYTELNTDMDATIAQYQRPSSGCLAYLVVSDGEAAVIDPLRAFTEEYVQDIRTLGAELVYTLDTHIHADHISGVRTLAEQTDATAVLPKPAATRGVEYERLYETVTDGDTFVVGNVEIEVIHTPGHTTGMTAYRMGGVLFTGDGLFTESVARPDLEDPEKAKDAARTLYASLTEKILTLPDETVVAPAHFSDAATPHDDGTYTAELGDLIERMDALSMDEESFVDFIVSGMPPQPANYEEIIAANLGQESPDDEEAFALELGPNNCAASEEALTN; encoded by the coding sequence ATGACCGGAACTGACTCACCGAAAGGTGATATCGATTCGATCACTCCCGAGGAATTGAAAGAGCGCATCGATCGTGACGAAGATGTATTTCTTCTTGACGTTCGTTCGACCGATGACTTTGACGAATGGCGCATTGACAAAGAGGGTGTTAACGTCATCAATTACCCGTACTTCCAGCTGCTAGACGGAATTCCGAACGATCTTCTCGACGAGCTCCCGACCGATCGGACGATCACTGTCCTGTGTGCGAAGGGCGGTTCCAGTGAAATGGTTGCTGAGCATCTCCAAGAGGAAGGATATGATGTTAATCATCTCGAACGTGGGATGAATGGCTGGGCGCGGATCTACGAGTACACCGAACTCAATACCGATATGGACGCAACGATCGCCCAGTATCAGCGCCCTTCCAGTGGATGTCTGGCATATCTCGTCGTTTCCGACGGTGAAGCAGCGGTTATCGATCCTCTGCGCGCGTTCACGGAGGAATACGTCCAGGACATCCGTACGCTCGGGGCCGAACTCGTCTACACGCTCGATACGCACATCCATGCCGATCACATCTCCGGCGTTCGCACTCTCGCCGAACAAACTGATGCGACTGCCGTGCTACCCAAACCCGCTGCAACACGTGGTGTGGAGTACGAACGTCTGTACGAAACCGTCACAGACGGCGATACCTTCGTAGTTGGTAACGTCGAAATCGAGGTAATCCACACCCCTGGTCATACTACTGGCATGACCGCCTACCGGATGGGTGGGGTGCTGTTTACCGGCGACGGACTGTTCACCGAGAGCGTTGCCCGACCGGATCTCGAAGATCCTGAGAAGGCGAAGGACGCTGCACGGACGCTGTACGCGAGCCTCACCGAAAAGATCCTCACGCTTCCCGACGAGACAGTCGTTGCGCCCGCCCACTTCAGCGACGCGGCGACGCCTCATGATGATGGTACCTACACGGCCGAACTCGGCGACCTGATCGAGCGAATGGACGCGCTCTCAATGGATGAAGAGTCGTTCGTCGACTTCATCGTCTCAGGGATGCCCCCACAACCGGCGAACTACGAAGAGATCATCGCAGCCAACCTCGGCCAAGAGTCACCTGACGACGAAGAGGCGTTCGCGCTCGAACTCGGGCCGAACAACTGTGCGGCCAGCGAAGAGGCGCTGACGAACTGA
- a CDS encoding succinylglutamate desuccinylase/aspartoacylase family protein, protein MRRRTLLPSGATALTGALIASVAALRSIHRSPDRSLARAKNALNQDRLIGIIMEGTNHETGVYEITGAEEGPTAVILGGMHGNEINGYRAAANITNWEIDTGRLIVIPLANIAAIEQNNRRGPDGDLNRLFPSGQEPESALARAIWRVVKDADPDVVIDLHRSRGLFNPHHRWIGQVILTANAQGERKQATDTAEYVIDYMNENHVPQTMRFHRFTRVDIRDINRGSGLLIQKVQHELDSTSFLVESTDFLLDLETQIRWTTTITEQLLEQNGIQRTT, encoded by the coding sequence GTGAGACGACGAACCCTCCTCCCCTCTGGAGCGACCGCCCTTACTGGCGCATTGATTGCCAGTGTGGCGGCGCTCCGATCAATCCACCGCTCTCCGGATCGCTCACTTGCCCGTGCTAAAAACGCGCTCAATCAAGATCGACTCATCGGGATTATTATGGAAGGGACCAACCACGAGACTGGGGTCTACGAAATCACCGGCGCCGAGGAGGGGCCGACGGCGGTAATCCTCGGCGGGATGCATGGCAACGAGATCAACGGCTATCGAGCTGCGGCTAACATCACGAACTGGGAGATCGACACAGGACGATTGATCGTGATCCCGCTTGCCAATATCGCTGCAATCGAACAAAACAACCGCCGAGGGCCGGACGGCGACCTCAACCGATTATTTCCCAGCGGCCAGGAACCGGAAAGCGCCCTCGCTCGCGCGATTTGGAGGGTCGTCAAGGACGCCGACCCGGACGTTGTGATCGATCTACATCGGTCTCGCGGGCTGTTCAACCCTCATCATCGGTGGATTGGGCAAGTGATCCTCACGGCGAACGCACAGGGAGAGAGAAAACAAGCAACCGATACCGCAGAATACGTTATTGACTATATGAACGAGAATCACGTGCCGCAGACGATGCGATTTCATCGATTCACCAGAGTGGACATTCGTGATATCAATCGGGGTTCCGGGTTGCTTATTCAGAAGGTCCAGCATGAGTTAGATAGTACAAGCTTTCTCGTTGAGTCGACTGATTTCCTGCTTGATCTCGAGACACAGATCCGCTGGACGACTACGATAACCGAACAACTACTCGAACAGAACGGGATCCAGCGAACGACATGA
- a CDS encoding YeeE/YedE family protein, with protein MSALVSLLALGELFPRGTLPYLVGGLLVGLGASVIYLSTGIIAGASTFLESTLSYVSSVERFNRFKYVTSRGWRLVFTAGIVSGAAVYVLVSGSGLWTTDVQWWRLFGGGILVGIGTRLGKGCTSGHGVCGVGSLSNTSLVNVATFLVFAIGTAQLVQAVGVAP; from the coding sequence ATGAGCGCGCTCGTCTCTCTGCTTGCGCTCGGTGAGCTCTTCCCGAGAGGGACCCTCCCGTACCTCGTCGGCGGGCTCCTCGTCGGTCTGGGAGCGTCTGTTATCTACCTCTCGACAGGGATTATCGCCGGCGCAAGCACGTTCCTCGAATCGACCCTGTCGTATGTCTCCTCGGTTGAACGGTTCAATCGCTTCAAATACGTCACCTCGCGGGGCTGGCGGCTCGTCTTTACTGCAGGTATTGTCAGCGGCGCGGCTGTCTATGTACTGGTCTCAGGCAGTGGGCTTTGGACGACCGACGTCCAGTGGTGGCGACTGTTCGGCGGTGGTATCCTCGTTGGTATCGGAACGCGCCTCGGAAAGGGCTGCACGTCTGGCCACGGCGTCTGTGGTGTTGGCTCGCTTTCAAACACGTCGCTGGTGAACGTTGCGACGTTCCTCGTGTTCGCGATCGGGACTGCACAGCTGGTCCAAGCAGTGGGGGTGGCACCATGA
- a CDS encoding VIT1/CCC1 transporter family protein, translating into MLKEVLRDEVDDAGGYIAEVIYGANDGIVTTFAVVAGVAGAALEPAIVLILGVANLLADGFSMGMSNYLSQRSELDYEATKHGQAVSNIDKPPVYTAATTFFAFIIAGWTPLLPYLLNIEPAFTISIVATGGAFFAVGASRSLVVDRLWYLAGLEMFTIGMVAAGVAYATGVFLGGLA; encoded by the coding sequence ATGCTAAAAGAGGTCCTCCGGGATGAAGTAGATGATGCTGGTGGATACATTGCAGAGGTAATCTACGGCGCGAACGACGGTATCGTTACGACTTTTGCCGTGGTAGCCGGTGTAGCGGGGGCCGCACTCGAGCCAGCGATCGTCTTGATCTTGGGTGTTGCGAACCTCCTAGCCGATGGGTTTTCGATGGGGATGAGTAACTACCTGAGCCAACGCTCGGAGCTCGATTACGAGGCGACGAAGCATGGGCAGGCCGTTTCGAATATCGATAAACCTCCTGTCTACACCGCAGCTACGACGTTTTTCGCGTTTATCATAGCTGGTTGGACCCCCTTGCTCCCATATTTGCTCAACATTGAGCCAGCCTTCACTATCTCGATCGTAGCGACGGGTGGGGCGTTCTTCGCTGTCGGTGCGAGTCGAAGTCTCGTGGTCGATCGACTGTGGTATCTGGCAGGATTAGAGATGTTCACGATTGGGATGGTCGCAGCAGGCGTTGCTTACGCTACTGGTGTGTTCCTCGGTGGCCTCGCATAA